The nucleotide sequence GCTGCAGTACAGCTCCAGTACAGCTCTAGTACAGCTGCAGTACAGCTCTAGTACAGCTGCAGTACAGCTCCAGTACAGCTCTAGTACAGCTCTAGTACAGCTCTAGTACAACAGTGGTTTGTCTGGATGAGGCTGGCCCAGTTGCTGACCAGGGGTGAAGCTCATAATCATCTCTATGATTACTATTCTAAAATAACCATAGAATATCAAGAAAATATTacagaaaatgaaagaaaaccTTCAGTAAAGTATGTGGGATTAtcattttgttcttcaaactcaTTTGTCCAAGACATCAACGCATGGCCATAGGTTTGTTTCCAGACGTTGGGGACAGCTTTAATACTAACTAAGGATACGCCTGTTGAAGACGattttcttaataaaaagttggggggacagatttgccttaaaaaaattataattttataaaaaattataatccAAAATGTATAATCAAACATGTATCATCAAACTTACGCCCTTACATCTACGCAACAAATCTGTTTGGAATCGATAAAATCCTTGGTAATGACAGAGGACTTGTTAAACCTGCACTGAAAGAATCATGTAAAAAAACATACATTGTCTGATCCAATAGAAAAGAAGATGCTGCACAACAGTCTGCAATCGCTATCTGGACGTTTATGCAGTATTTATcaaatataaaaaattataGTATAAAGTTAAATAAAGAATTTTCCTTGTTCAGTAACACAGTCTGTGTTTTAAGGTTTTGCCCCTGCCTCTTGAGATCCTACTCAAGCTTTGAAACACTTGAATTATACTGGAAATCATCTATTTAAGCAGCAGAGTTCCCTTTGAAAGACGTGTCTCAGGACGTCAGagatcctctctgctacaccaGAGAGCCCGCTTGGTTCTGGGCCGGCACCATGATGGgcaccccccccatcctggagATGTTGGAGGCCGTGACCacggaggagggcagaggtggggggcggggcacCTGGGCGTAGGTCTGGGggtgggtctgggggaggggcgtGGAGCGCTCTGTTCTGGCCAGAGAGCTGCCATTACTGGCCGGCTCACCGCGCGGCGCGCTGTTGCTGCTGTAGCCGtaggcgggggtgggggtggaggaggcttGGCGGGGCCGGTAGCCGGCCGTGCTGCCGGCGGTGGTGAGGACAGAGGCGGTGTCGGAGGGCGGGCGCTGGGGGTACTGCTGCAGCgcggggtggtggtggtagggTGCCCTCTggtgagggctggaggtgatggaggagagggtgccGTTCTTAGAGATGATGTCAGACCCTGAGCCGCTCTTAGCCCACGAGACGCGCTTGGGAGCCTGGGCGtcctccctggacacacacacacacacacaagtcagttTTACTATCCTAGTGGGGCCCGACCATTCAAAACAGTGTTATCTTTAACCTTTACCCCATAGTGTAACTCTTACCTTAACACACATTCTAACCTGAACTCTACAACTCCTTAAaccccctgaaacacacacacacacagttgggtCTTACTTGATGTCATTGGCCAGATCTTCCtccgtgtctctcctcctcttcaggaggaagatgaggaagaggatgatgaagatgaagcCGAACACTGAGCCAACTGTGGCTCCAGCAATCATCCCTGAGTTAGTggctggaggaacacacacacacacagccatatcaAACATGTTCCATTTACACAACCAGGAGGGATTCCTTGAAGCTAGAggaggcactttaaagcatgtGTGCCTCAAATACACCACCTAATACTTTTATACACAACATAtcagtcagcgtgtgtgtgtagctgtgagtgtgtgtgtgtgtagctgagtgagtgtgtagctgtgggtgagtgtgtgtgtgtacgtacaggTGATAACCTCCAGGTTGATGTAGCAGCGCTCCTCCCCTGCTGTGTTGCTGGAGGTACACACGTACTTCCCTGACATGTTGCTGCTCAGGTTGGTCAGCCTCAGAACGCCTGTTACTTCATCTGCaggcaggtgacacacacacacatgcagggttacacacacacacacacacacccacacagggttACAGACAGTAAACAGACAGGGTGAAATACAGCATATTGTACAGAAGGCAGGTTACTTGGGATCAACTGGAACCGTAGAAGCGTGGTGTCTGTCAGAACTCACTCTGGTGCGGAGCGAAGAAGTACTGGGACTCTGGCGTGGTTTTCTGCCACCTGTAGACGGGGACGGGCTTCCCAGAGCCGGACATGCAGCTCAGAgatacgttggccttcaggacAGGCTTCCCCGACAAGGAACACTCCGGAACAGCAGGGGGCactggggggggatggaggagacagagggaggggggagacagagaatgaaAAAGAGGGGGAGATTTAGCTGACGTCATTTTGTGTCACATTTacttaagtgtatgtgtgtgtgagtgtgtgcatgtgtgtttgtgtaagtgggtgtgcatgtgtgtgtatgtgtgtgtatgtatgtgtgtgtgtatgtgtgtgtgtatgtatgtgtgtatgtgtatgtatgtgtgtgtgtatgtgtgtgtgtaagtgtgtgtgtgtgtgtctcctggtaGGCGTCCCTCACCCTTGAcgttgagggtggtggtgactaATCCAGAAACGATGCCTGTTCCAGGAAAGATGACCTGACACATGTAGCGTCCAGAGTCCGACTCCTTCGTGTTGTTGATGTAGAGCGACACGTTGGTGGAGGGCATGGTGGCTGTGAAGCCAACACGACCCTGAAGAGGAGACTCCCCAAAGCTCAGCGAGTCTAGAGTGTAGGAGAtgatctggagaggaggagaggaggagggagaggaggagaggaggagggagaggaggagaggggagagggagaggaggagaggggagagggaggagggaagaggaggagaggggagaggagacttTACTGGTGTCTATAATGACATAGCTATCCCCTGACACTCCCCTAGCTCCTCCTCTGGTAGCAGCATGTGAGAGTCTGTTCCTGtccaggcagagagggggaggccagCCGCTAAATAAAGATATAAGCCTTTTTCTTTTGATTCATTTCTGAGAGTTTTCAAAGGAAGGGCTTTTCCAGATTAACAGTATAACGGCAGTCAAGCTTCCATTATCACCGTAATCCCGGCACAGCACAACCACAGATGGTCAAGCAAGAAGATTGTCATGCTGTGCCGAGGAGACCCTGAGCTGCAGCTGTCTCCATCCACAGGCCTGCAGGGGAATgtcaagccacacacacacacacacagatgttgtaACTGTGACTTGGTTTGACACACTGCAACCCTTCAGTCTAGATCTACGGTCCTGCTACGACCTGCAGTAccgtacatctgtgtgtgtgtgtgtgtccaggccatAACCGATCACAACCTTTTGATTCAGGTTCAGTcccagaagaggaaaaaaaggaagGTTTATATTTAAGGTTTAGGATATCTATGGAAGCAGAGTTCTGAATGAAGATCTCCTGTGTTGGTTGTGGTGTTTGGTTTGTGCCTCACCAGTTTGGAGTCGTTGGCTACATAGTTCCAGATGATGATGTTCCTCTCCATGTTGGTGTTGGGGCTGTACCAGGCCTGTAGCACCACCTTCCTGCCCTGGGTCACCTCCACGCTGGCCTGGGGCATCTGTAGCTCAGCCAGGACGCCTGCAAtcacagggtcaggggtcagggtcagggctaCCTCTTTATGCTCATTCAATTCTTTCATATACGAGACCGCCGCTGGGACTGTCTACAGTAGAGGGAATTAcacagggtgtgcgtgtgtgacgtcAAGACCCAACCAGGCTGCTATCCTGTTCTGGGGCTTAAGGTGCTGGCCGGCCTGGGGATGAGGAGCCCAGCTGGGGGGCAGAGCGGCCGAGGGGCAGGCCTGCTCAGGCTTCGGTCTCTAGGGGCTGTTCTGTCCTGGATTCACAGCATTGAGCGTCTTAATCTCCAAACAGATTGATGTCTGGGCGTCTCTCAAGCACAGTACAGATTTATAACGCACAGCTCTGGGAATCTTGTTGCACTGATTGTGTTGAAAGATTTCCGGTGGCGAGCTCATGGTGTAagggggtgtgtgtttatgtgtgtgtgtggagagtgtgtgtctgtacttgaACAGACAGAGCATGCATAAAGGATAACCAAATATGACAAGAATCAAATCTGATTGAATGCAgtcacaagcacagacacagacatagtCAACACACAATCTAGAACAACTCGGGGGGCCAGCATCAGGAGCCTGGGAGGGTGCAGTACATCCCCctgaccagcagagggcagcaaaCACCAAGAACCACACATCACCTgtcagaggacagggaggagggagaggagagagagagagagagagagagaggaagagagagagagagagagagagagagagagagagagagagagagagagagagagagagagagagagaagagagagaagagagagagagagagaccaggataaGACCATGGAGAGACATGGCAGAGGACCTGTGTGTCACTGCTCTGCTCTCATTACGTAAACAAGCTCACTCTCCAAACCTCGTTTTTTAATCATCCCTTTCTCCTTAAgtagcctctccctccctccctccctcttttctctccctccctatagaGGATATGTACCCCAATCATATATTTATGATTGGGGTGGGCTGTATAAAGGTACCAtcagctgcaggtgtgtgtgtgtgtacatgcagacAGCAGTGTGAGGCTGTGTAGTACTGTCATGTGACCAGGGCTGAACTGTCCCTGTGTGCAGGTGCCACCCGTgaaacagacaggctgacagtgaCATACTGCATGCAGAGGTGATGGAGTCCACCTCCACGTCACACTTAAGAAACCTCTGAAACCTTCATTCCATTGTGAAATGAATACACATCTGTCCATGTTGCCATGTGAGTGGTGTTGGCCCTCTGCTGCAGCCTGCCAGAGAGCACCTCCATGGGGCCCatcccaggagaggaggggattaaaggaaaagaaagaaatgagacAGGGAtaagctgagaggagaggatggaggaaggagaggggccaCAGCTgaaaagggaagaggaggaggaggagatgaggagataatGGATGAATATTCAACTGATGCTTGGATTTGTAGTAACATTCACAGTCCATTGAggggaaacaggaggaggagagggagagggagagggagaggaagaggagagggggttgtGGTCTGGTTGAATGTGACGTTGCTAAAGAGCTTTTCATTCTTCAACCTCAAGGCTTTTTCAGCGAGGAGGAAGGATGTTCTGCAGGGATGTACCCCAGCGTGGACctcagaggacaggaaggaggagagggcctGGGATGGGGTAAATATGAAACTATGAATTCACCATACCCACAACaagtcactctctctttctctcaatgcatctctctctcgcccagAAGAGTTTAACGATGTGAAGCTCAATTTGTTCCGACCTCATCTGGAGGCGTGGAGGGGTGTAATCCATTCACGCTGGCTGAAGGATTAGCTTTAAATATTACATCATGACCGATGGGGCTGGATGGAATGAAGAACTAGAAGAAGGATGGGAGTGGTGTGATGATGTgatggtgtgaatgtgtgtgtgggcatctgTGTGGGTACGTGTGCGtgcgggcatgtgtgtgtatgtttgtgtgtgtgaatgcgtgaatgagtgtgtgtgtgtgaatatgtgtgggtTTGTGGATAATCTGAACAGGTCTGATTTAAGTTGTTCATTTTGGGCTTTTGGCTGTCAGGAATGATCCTGTACCAGCACTACTCTAGAGGAGGAGTCACAGTGAGCGAGGACTCTGTCTGAGACAGGAAGAGCAGAATCTACCAAGCATGTGATCAGAGTAAACTCTCAATGTGCATGCGTGACAAGACCTTaggtactggtgtgtgtgtgtgtgtgtgtgtgtgtgagagagagggccccTCCCTGCCTGGCCCTGGGGACACAGCAGCAtgcagaggggaggtggaggaggggaggtggaggaggggagaggtggaggatgcTGTCAAGCTCAAGTAAAGCAGATCTTAATTGCAGGAAGACGGATgagatctgtttaccttttaTGGAGGTTTCTGAGTTGGTAGATTAAGAACTAGCTGCAACCTTCTGACGgtttatttagtttgtttattagCGTTGTAGCTTCCGTGAGGTCTTTCATGTTGAGAGGAGCGCTGGGTGGAGAACACACTTCCTCCCAGGTCTTATCGATGGAAGAAAGGAAGGCTGTAGAAAGCTGGTGTTGATGTTGAAGCAAACTTCACGTCTCTTGGAAGTCCCAGAGGCTGACAGTGGAACGTGTGATGAGAGAAATCAATTGGACTTTCATAAAACTTATCAGTACCACAGTGCTGATTatcccaagtgtgtgtgtgtgtgtggggggggtgttgatAGGAATCAGAGGAAAAGATGAATGCAAAGACATCAGAGAGATgaatggggaagagagagagagagataggagttaaagagagagagattgtaatCTGTGGGGAGGATCAGAAGGACTCCTGGGTGATAAAACCAGCGCTCCAGTCTTCTGAGGACAGCTGtgcgacacacacacggctgatcTGGGCGTCGTGGAGAAACACCACACTCCCTGGTAGAGATCCCACTGAACTGGTCCCAGCAGATCTCAGATCAGAACTTATTACGCACATCAAAGACTCGCTTATCACAAGCTCTGAGAGCTGGGGACAAACACAAACTGCAGATGACAGATGTACAAGAACTAGTTTGTTATATAATCATCATCATATTATATGACTGCATATGTCTCTACTGAATCTCCTCAAGGCTCTACAGCAAAATAGATGTTGCAATAGTAGTGGAAGTCAGCAAATGTGGTTTCTAGAAATCTCTCTACAGTTACATCTAGTACAGTATGTAAATTGTACACACAAAAGATTGCATTGGTATCTCTtggcaagcacacagacacacactcaaacacacacacgcattcaaacacacacacatatctaagATAACTCAGGGCAGTTCCAGTCAGAAGGAAAGTTGTTTGTGAGTTAAAGAGAGGAAGATTATCCAACACCTGTGACCTTGTGGAAGAAAAAATTATCatgccaccgccccccccccctcctccccccccctctcccccccccccccccccccacacacacacaccctctcagcaGCAGACAGCAGTACTATAGTATTCTCCATGTGATCCGCCCCTCCAGGCCTCCTGTCTtcatcagtctctctccctggctccctcCCCAGCACTCTAACAGGAAGCTGCTGTAGCTACTGGATACCAGtacacatctgtgtgtgagagcgtgtgtgtgtgtgtgtgtgtgtgtgagagcgtgtgagtgtgtgtgtgtgagtgtgtgagtgtgcagtgtGAGTGGAGCTGCTGATGGGGATATAGGGCAGCAGGCTGGAGGTTAATGGGAGCATGATGGAGCAGCTCATCTGATTGAGGGagcatctgggagagagagggggcgtctgggagagagagggggcgtctgggagagagagggggcgtctaggagagagagggggcgtctaggagagagagggagtattaACCAACACAATCCAACAGCCAGTTACTTTGAGGCTCCTTGTGAGACACATTGATAAGAAACCGCTGCTCTGGAATAAATCAACTGGACATTTTTTATAATTTCAATACAGTTTCAACCACAAAAGTAATAAGTGGACAAG is from Osmerus eperlanus chromosome 27, fOsmEpe2.1, whole genome shotgun sequence and encodes:
- the esama gene encoding endothelial cell adhesion molecule a; this encodes MEMYTRKLGTLLSLTLLFAFTGVLAELQMPQASVEVTQGRKVVLQAWYSPNTNMERNIIIWNYVANDSKLIISYTLDSLSFGESPLQGRVGFTATMPSTNVSLYINNTKESDSGRYMCQVIFPGTGIVSGLVTTTLNVKVPPAVPECSLSGKPVLKANVSLSCMSGSGKPVPVYRWQKTTPESQYFFAPHQNEVTGVLRLTNLSSNMSGKYVCTSSNTAGEERCYINLEVITSTNSGMIAGATVGSVFGFIFIILFLIFLLKRRRDTEEDLANDIKEDAQAPKRVSWAKSGSGSDIISKNGTLSSITSSPHQRAPYHHHPALQQYPQRPPSDTASVLTTAGSTAGYRPRQASSTPTPAYGYSSNSAPRGEPASNGSSLARTERSTPLPQTHPQTYAQVPRPPPLPSSVVTASNISRMGGVPIMVPAQNQAGSLV